The sequence TTGACGATACCATTAGATTCGTACTCGAGGAGTTCACTGAGCAGTATAAGGCTACATCTATTCCTGATTATGTCGAGAAGATAATTGAAGTCAGTGACAGACATGTGACCTTTCAGGTGGTCTCACTAGAGTCTTTACCTCTTCTACTTTGATATTTTAGGAATTTTCGTTTTAAAATTTGTGCAAATTTTAGCCGTTTTCTTTTGTGGATCTGGAATACTGCAGGACTGGAAAGGTTTCAAAACTATGGTCGTGCATTATATAGAGGGGCCAACTGCTGCATCTTGGTCTATGATGTCAATGTTGGTAGAACGTTTAACACTCTTGATGACTGGCATGATGAAGTTCTCAGGAAGGTATATAGTGCCATGGCCTTGTTTTTATGCCTTTTTTGCTTTACTTTTAATTTTGCTAAACCTTGCCCATGACAATGCTCTTGGAATGCTTCTTTTAAATCCTCTCATGATCATTAAATGACCTTATTTGATTTGTTTGTAGAACGAACTCCGAAATGGCTCTGTTTTACTTACTCTGTGAGGTTCAAAAGTTCGAATCGAATCTGGTAGAAATAGAAGTTACTTACTAAGCATAACAATCTTTTTGAATGATAGAACTAATTTTCTATGCATGTATCTGCATATTCATCTAAGAGGTACATTATGGTGACTCTTTATTGACACTTGATATTTTGCACAGTGGCTTGAATGGTCATGCATTTGTCTATGGATCATTTAACTTGTTTAGTGAACATTTAGGTTTATGTTTGTCAtggttatttttcatgcatgctcaTTAGTCGTGACAATACTTTTTTGAGTTATGAGCCGAGTCTCTTTGCTTCGAAGGTGCCTGATTCTGGACCTTCTATGTATCATATTGGTTTAGTTTTTCATGAAAAAGGTGTTGTTCACTTTCTCACTTTCCCCAGGTGCTGTCCATAGTTAATCAAACTTGTAGAGCTAGAATAGCCTGGATTTAAGATTTGGATTTCCATTTGGTTCCCATCTTTGTCACCATGAAGATACATAGAAATTGAATGACTCTTAGGCAAATGAAAGTGATTGACTACCTAAGACTTCCTCTTAATTTTACCTCATCATGTTGTTAAATTTCAAAAATCCTGAAACTAAATCTGTTTTTTTTAGCTTCAAATGTTGGGACGATTATGTGCAATGTAATTGCTCAAGCTATCATTaaaatgaaaatcagaatatttgGATACCAAACTCTGGTGAGGTGATGGTATCCCCACTGCTCAGATGTCATGTGGCACATGATATTGTTGGATTTTGTGTAtgccttttgttttctttttatgaaaAATTTCCTGTTTTACAGTTTCTTTGAAGCTTTAGCTTCTAAGATTCATTTACTTCTAAAATGAAAGGAATGAAAATGTTACAAGTAAAAAGACGCAAATTTTTTAGACTTCTGATTCTTCTTTACAGAACATGTGGATATAGTTCcgttggcttttttttttttgcatttgtttTCTTCTGTTTAGTATCTTAATGGAAAGTTGTAcataattaaataatcatataaggCATATCAACattgaggaaaaataaaatagTGTGACAACTTGATACTGTTGACTATAACCATGATCAAGGTTGCTGCTCTTTTGTTTAGTTTTACATGTTTTGAGAGAACAACTGCAGATCAAATATTTGAGGTGGCTGCCCATCCAGGAGGCTTGGTATTATCTGCCTGATATGTCTCACCACCTCTTATCAGATAGTCTAGGTCTTTAATTTACCTGTATATATAACATAATGATTAtagtttctttttactatttcttGGATCTCAGTGTGGCTTAAGATACTCATACAGATATTGTACCATGTATCGAATCTTTATTTTGACAATGGTGTATGATTCTCTCACTTGTTGATAAATGCTTCTGTAGTTCTTGGCTTTTCATATTTCATGACATTTTGACTCATAGCTCTATCATCTTCGTTTATTGCTGACAAGAAATTCAACTGAAAAACCAATGAAATAAAAAAAGACTTCCTTTTTGTTGTTAAAGGTGCATGGGGTAATATTTGTGTCATGGAATCCATGACTTGCTTTTTGTCAAAAGGTCTTCCCTCTTATATGTATAATGTGACTCAAATTTCCAGGTCTtctcatatttaaaaaataaaattatgggtACAATAAGCTTGATTTTTTCTGCTGAAAGGCCTCATGGAGACAAAAAGATGTCCCTTCCACTTTTTAATCAGGCTTGCCTTCAAATAAGCTTGAATTAGTGACCCCTGAGGTGCTTATATAGTTCTTAGTcatcatagaaaaaaaatataccaAAAAAAGTAACATTCTGGTTAAGTGGATATTTGTCATAGTTATGCTCTGAGATTACACATGAACGGATGGACTTGAATCTCTCTTAGTTAGATTTTTCATGCTTCTTTATAGTGTATGGTTTGTTTGTTTAAGGCTTTAAAAAGTTTTTTAATTCATATTATATTCTGTACCTTATGATTCTGCAGGCTAGCCTACTAGATCAGACAGACCTTTCATTTTAATTGGAAACAAGATTGATGTAGATGGTAGAAAGAGTGGTATATTGGATGCTCAATTCAGTTCTTTATAGAGATTTGATTAATTTTGTTTTCCAAATCTTCCATTCttctgtttgtttgttttttcccTAATATCATGCAGGTTTCCATGAAGAGAGCTGAAGAATGGTGTGCTTCCGGTGGCAATATACCTTACTTTGAAACCTTTGTAAAAGATGATTACAATGTCGATGCTGCTTTTCACCATGTTGCTCAACTTGTTCTACATTCTGATCTGCCCAAGTCAGTATTCTCAGTTACTAGTCTGCATTTGTCATAGTGGTGAACTTTGATCTCATCATTATTACTTCTTCTTGTTACATGTTTTTTTGTTGATTCACTAGAGTTTATACTTTTTAGAATACTTATGAAATCCTTTCTAAGATTGAATGTAACACCATAATTAGTCTTACATCGAAACTGATAACTTCAGCATAAGCATTTTGAGCTAACAGATCAATTATCCCATCAAGTCGGGTCGTTTTGActccgataccaattgtcatGACCTAGCCTGATAGGATAACTAGTATGTTAACTTCGTTGAGCTCAAACTACcgtatcaaaatgcttaagctgaagttactagtagtatactcatcagatttttataagtcaattttagtCATAGCCCACTTTTGATATGGGACTAATCGGGGTGTTAGATTGAATGTACTAGCCATGCCACTTCTTCTTTAGCTATACATTGCTAATTTCCTACAATGTAATGATAGATCCTTGTATGTGGTGAGTGACTTTTGATAGTTAACAAAGCTGGACCTGCATAAGCCTATGCAGCTTGTCTTGAAGACATTATGAAGACAGTCTGGAATGTTATCAAGGTGAGTACTTTAACAGAGACAAATCAGTGTAATGAAAGGAATAATACTTAAACAACTACAAAAAAAGTGAAATCTGTTTAAGTACTTCAACAGAGACAAACAAACATGGGATGGACATTGATACTCATTTTGGAACCTACTTGGGTATAGAATGATCTTCTGTTACGATAACAGCACTATTTTTTGCGAAGTTTATTGTTTTGCAATTATTGCTTGTGTTTCCAATCTAAACCGGCTATTGAATCAAATCTAAGTTTCtacaagctatgaatgctttggaaATGAGATTTCTCACGATGTTTAATATTGTAGATACAATCGAAGGCATTTAGGCATTAGATGATATACACATGATTGCTATGGGGTTGTCATGCGATTGAACTAGTGATAAATCAATGACTTCCTTTTAGAGAATTCTACAAGAAACTGATATATTTTTCATTGTTATTCTGGTAGACTGTATATCCTGATGTCCTATCCAATCTACATATCCTGAGATGTACTTCTAAATAGTTGTTCAGCTTAATGTTTGTTTCAGAAGATAGTCTGTCTGAATATTTATTAAATAGtctcttatttatttattgatcttCCATAAACTACCATCTTCCTTTTTAAGCTTGATCATTTTCTGATGCTCACCATTGTTTTATAGCATCTTTACATATTTGCCACTCGAAACtttcaaaatatgatattatgcatcacagattttcaaatacatagTGGCATTATAAAATCATTGTTTGGTCATCTATATTATCGGGTTGAGTGGCAAATATGCTTGGAATATTTGTTTGGTGGATGTAAATGTTAACTAATGATATAAATTAGGTTGGACTGTAACCAATAATATATCTAGAACATGTACCTCATAAAGCTGGAACTAATATTTGAAGTATTTCTATTTATGTATATGATAAATGTGAACAAAAGGTATAAAAGGAAGTCATTGACAGTTAAAAAATGACATATGTgatcaaatattaattttttagtggGTGAATTTATGTATTTTTAAAGAATGTGATAATAAATATTGTAGTATGAAAATTTTGAGCAGACAATATGTAAAAGAAGCGTATTCTATTTTGCTCAAAGTATCTTAGGAAAATCCAGAAGCATTGGAGGATGTTTTTTCCATGTGATGATGAACTAAATAATGTTGCCAAATGCCAGATTCAAAAGCTAATATTTTCCCTGATTTTGAGCACAATTTGACTGTTTCATAAATCTTAATCTATCGGCAGAACAATTCCAGATCCTGCTTCACATTCAGAGCAAAGCAGTTGTTTTTACTAGGGTGAGCTGCTGCAGATTCAGCTTTAACTAACATCTTGCTCTGCTGATTAATTGGGATCTTGATACTTCATTCATGATTTTGGCCATTTGCATTGGCTGCTATGCCCATATGAATACTATATGCTGCGTCTAGTTTGTGATACATGCTTCCTTGGCTCTTGTACAATGTCTTTTGCAAGATCTATAGGGAAAGCCACCTGCCACAAAAGACAACTGGGAGCCGCCAATAGAACAAATCCATTTCTTGTTTATTAAATTGCATACCTTTTCTGTTTGGCAGTAACATGAGTGACACTAAACcagtaaaaatttataaaatagttCTGTATAATCCTATAGAATTTCATTATGATCAGGCAAGAAACTAATATATGATGTGGAAATATTCAGCGAGTTTCACAGAACCATAAATATTAGACAACCagaattttcttgattatttCAGGGAAAATTTTGTCCTCaatatttatagaaaaaataaCATTGTCTAATTGAATCTCATAAATAATTTAAGAAATCGATAATAAATTGGTCCCTTTGGCAACTTATATTGTTCTTCATCAGGTAAAATCCATCATAACGAATCTTCACCTCAGTTTTGTTACTAAATGTACAGCTAATTTACAGATTCACCAGTTTTCCTTGTCTTAATAGACTGATGAATTCCTGATATATGTTGTTAAACAGTTGCATAGTTCTGCACCTGAAAACTGTATGAGTACATGATGTAGCTCACTGTTCTTAGAGATGGCTCCTACTGGAAAGACTTATAAGCTTCCGAGCTGTGATAGTTATTCTGAGGGTTTACAGTTGAAAATCAAATTGCCATGTCGTTGGCAACAATTCTTCTGCATTTACTCAGATTCCAGTTTCATCATTTCCAGAAATTCCATCATGCAAAACTAAAACTCTAACCATGCATCATTTATCCATGCCTTGTAACTGACATTTTATTTAATTTGAAGATTTGTGCAccttttttcttatccttttatTCTTTCAAGAATTTATCTTATGATTTATGCTTAAAGGAGATTGGACCAAATGGCGATCCTTTTTCAATGTACTTATAAGGTTTTTCTGGTAGTCATATAATGAACCCATTTATTTGGCATCTGAAATCTAAACTTCACCCCTTTGAAGGAATAATTGTGGTTTTGTTAGATATCTTGGATATATCGATTATGCGGCAATCTTCTTCGGCGTCATAGGCAAGGTGGACATTGTAGTAGTAGTTCCATCAGCAGGTTCGGCAACAGCTGCAAGAGTGGAAGCAAGTGGTATTGGAGCTCTTGGAGAAGCAGCAACCCATGGCTGGTGGCAGAAAAGGTATGGGAATAGATGCTCCTGTTGCTGTTGCTGATCGCTTTAAAAGAGGATTTCCACAAGATTCTTCATCAAGAACAACATTTGTAATCGATAACATTAAGGACTGAAATTTGTTATGATCTTTCAATTTTCATGGCTATCTACTATTTTCTTCCCTGCTACAAATTCCTTCTGGTTACTCCAATCTCCGGTTTTCTCGGAGGGAAAAGTAAATTGGCCAATGCCTATGCTTGAACATTGTACTGTTCATGATTTTAGGAGAATTATTCTACACAATGAACAGAAATATTAGTGATGATTCGGATTCAATAGTGTTCTCAGCTAATAATACAACACTAAGTCCGTTGGTGTGAAATTTTCttacataaaaataagaaaacctTGTTGTTTAATTAAATTCCATCTGCTTTTATAGCTAATAAATTGTGGTAGAAGAGCAGACACTGCACAATTTCTCAATTACCTGTTCTTGAAAGACCTGCAAATTTTATGTGTCTAGCTACAACTGGAATTTCCATAttacttattattattggtaTTGTTATCATTACTGTcactattatgattattattatcatcattattacTTATTAGTTATCATTATCGTTACcatcaatatcatcaacaaacTTGATTCTTTGCAGTCGATGACTCATCCCAGACCGTTCGATCCAGATGATCCGAACTCATCAACCCTTCGGATTCAATCCCCGATCATCAACCGTTGCGTACATCGTGCACGGCCCTGATCGCCCGTGACGACTTAAAGCGTGGGCGGGCTTATGGTGttactaattgttaggaaagaATAAAGAAAAAGCATAGAACAAGTATAGTTAGTTGATCAGTTAACTAACGTAACAGAACCCCAAGCAGCTGCTATAAAATGGATTGCCCCCCTTCGCTTtggtttctttctttgttttgttttgttgtgtgtGGTGATTGCTTTCCGGTCGATCCCTTCTCCCGTCATGGCCTCCGGCAGCGACACCACGCTCAAGATCATCATCCTCGGCAACAGAGGGTAAGGGGCTTCTCCCACTTATTCTTCTTCCCATCTTGATCTCTCTTATGTTTGTTCTACTTCGGATGTTGCGTTTGGTTCGTTCGGTTCTCTAGGGTTCTTTCCCCTTTCTTTCTTGGTCGTCCTCTAATTCGTCTTTGTTTCATTTGCTTTAATCTTTAGTGTGGGCAAAACGTCATTGATCAATCGGTATCCTTGACAGTTTCCTGCGGGGCGCTAGATTCAATTCCTTCTGCCAGCTTACTTGCTTGTGCAGGCAATGTGGAACCGAAGGAGGTCAATTTTGGTAAATATTGCTGAACTGTTCCATTAGATAATTAAGGTCTATCTATTATTAGTTTTCTTTGTTGTGGGTTTCAGTGAGATGTTCAAAATCCTTTCACCTCTGCACATCTTAAGCAGCAATTTAAGGTTCTTCATTTGTGCTTGTTATATATTTCGATATAGGTGACTCATAAAGTGTAATTATTCCCTTGTTGGAGTGGTCTATCATGATCTCTGTTTCAAAGTGTTGAGGGCGTGAGTTGCCGGTATACTCTGTATATAATAGTTTTGCTGGTTGGCATGGGGACAGTGTTCAATCTCTGTTTAGTGGTTTATTGACCTCACCATTAGATATGTGCACAAGAAGTTCCACGAGCAGTATGTGGCCACTTATGGTGCTCTTTTTGTTACCAAGGAAATTCTAATTGGTGACGCACCTGTGACCTTACAGGTGAGCTCTTATTCAAATCATTCACCCTGATATTCTTATTTGCTATTTTTCTTCCCATTACtccattatttttaagtttaggTACTTTCTTTTGTAGATCTGGGATACTGCAGGACAGGACAGGTTTCAAAGTTTTTGTACCCCATTCTATAGATTGGCCGACTGCTGCATTTTGCTCTATGATGTCAATGTTGGAAAGTCATTTGACACTCTTGATTCCTGGCATGATGCACTTTTTAACCAGGTATGTTGCTTCAATCTTAGTATGTTTGAAGAAACCAACATTACTCCAATATGTTGCTCATCCCACCAAAAATTGGCTTCAAGATATTTGGAGATCTTTTCAAAAATTTGCTTTCCATTATAAAGCATGACAACCCTAATTTGTGCAATTATGCTCTTTGCCAGCGGGGGGATTTTTTGAGGTGGTTGATAGCAGGTCCATAAAGAACATGAGAAATTTGTTACTCGGTTTTatgtttttacttattattttttgCTTTCAATACTACATGTCTTCTGATAGTTGGTAAGGGTGCATAAAGAACAAATCAAAACatctctttttttgtttgtttggacATTGTTCTGTTGCATCAAATTTATTTTGGAAAATTTGACGCATAAAGACTACCTGCTTATGCTTTCACAAAGAACATTTTATCTATTTGCTATTTTAAATACTTTAACAGTTTATTTTGGACACACATTTTACCGTTTTATAATACTGCTCTGCTTTACCTACTATACTAATAAGTTAGTAAAGTAACTTTGGAGAACATTGACCAGATCATTCTTTATATGGTTCTTAGTTGTctcattttttttcgttttcccaTGTTTTAGTGTATTATGAGGATTACATGTTTATTTGACTCATTGGCTTGGCATTTGAGCATTTTTTCATTTGGTTTCGTGTGTTTCCAGTATGACATCTGCCAAAATAAATGTTATACAAAAGCTTTTGGAAATTGCAATCTACAATATGTAGAAGGCAATTTTCTTCCCAAAGATTGTAAGAGGTAAATTGGGGTGATTCTTTGTTGCTACTTGTTAGATGATACGTTGGGCGCTGGCTTGAAATGATTATTTTTGCTTGTTCCTCATGACAATACTTCTTCAAGTGTTGAAATGAGTTTCTTTGGTTCAGAGGTGCCAGATTCTGGAACATTCATGTACCATATCTTTTAGTTTTTACCACCCTCTGGTCAGTGATAGACAATATTGAACGAATAGGATGCCTCTTTTTCACTTTCTCTACAGGTGCACTCTGTAGCAGATACAACCTATAGAGCAAAAGTAACCATTACCATTCTGAACAGATATGGGAAATTAATGGTCCTTAGGGAAAATGATAATGACTGACAATTTAGACCTTACTTCACCTCATCAGATTGTTTAAAGATCACAAGAATCACTAGATGTGAATTATTTAGAGGATCTGATTCTTCCACAGCTGGCACACGTGTGCAATTTAGATGCTCACTCTGTGGTTGAAATGGGAATTAAAAAAATTCGAGAAACTAAAATCTGGTGAGGCTAGGGTGTCTCATTTCTCAAACGGCATGCAGAACAAAATCTTGGATTGTgtgcttgctttgtgtttttgaaTGACAAACTTTCATACTTTTTGGTTTCATTGAAGTTTTAGCTTTTAAGCTTCTTTTATTTTAACatgaaaggagtgaaattgttaaAAGTGGAACCGCGAGTTTGTGGCTTCTGAATCTTCTCTACTAAACATGCGGACATATGTACCAGATGAATCCGCAGGATAGACCACTAGATCTCCCAAAACTTCCACTCATTTTACTTGGGAACAAAGTTGACGTTGACCGTGGCAAAAGGAGGGTGGTATGGTGGAGGATAGTCAATTAAGTTCTTTATACAGCTatgactttttttttccttctcttaatCTTCTATTTTGCTTGTTTCATATATATCATGCAGGTTAGCATTAAGAGAGCAGAAGCTTGGTGTGCATCCAAAGGCCATATACCTTACTTTGAAACCTCCGCTAAAGTCAATTTCAATGTCGATTCTGTTTTTGTCCATGCTGCTCAATTTGCTCTGAATCCTGATCTGGGCATGTAAGTACCTAGGATTAATTATATTTAACATTGTTGCTTCTCATTGTTGTATGTTTCCTTGTTGGACTTGCTACAAGTCAGTATAccttctaaaatttttatgaaacTTTTTTCAAGTTTATTTTCTTGAAGTGAATTTCCTTTTTTTTGCAAAGCATAAACATCATAGTTGTTGGAGTGGATTGAACATGCAGGCCTTGTGATACAATATGGTGAAAAGTAGATCCTTGCATGTGATAAGTGACTTCTAATAGTCAACAGAATTGGACCACATAGGCCTGTGTAGTTAATCATGAAAATACATGATTATTTTATAGATGTTGTCAAAACAAGTATTTATAGATGAATTAGCACAACGAAACAGCTAAGTGTGGAGATTCATACTTATTTTAGAACCTGTTCTGGCACAGTATGATCTTTTAACATGGTATGGTTATTATTTTTTGGAAGTTGCCTGGACCCACAAAGATTGCTTCGACTTCTAAGCTAGAATATCCATCAAATCAATTTTAAGTTTCCATAAGCTAAAAATGAATATCTTTTTATGCTTTTCAAATGGGAAACTTTCATTCTTATAATTATGACGGAATGAGTGACATATATGACGAAATGATTTTCAAATGGTATACATTATCAGAGAATGCGATGGTAAATATGGTATGCTGAAAGTTCTCAGTGGCAAATGTAAAGTCCATATATTATATTGGTTGTATTATCTTTGGTTAGAAAAAACAAGAACCTGCTTACCATGCTCAGGGAGCAATAGTTAAAGATTCACACATCTTACCATCTTATCTGCAGCACCCTTCGAGAACCCGCTTCAGACAGAGCAAGGAAGTAGATGTGCTTGTTAGGTTGAGCTGCTGCAGATTCAGGACTTCATAGTGGCTTGATCTGTTGATTGATCGGGATCTCGCATGATTCGTTCATGAATTCAGGTCTTCAGCAAGATCCGTAGGTAAAACGACCTgtcagaaaagaaaagagaaagcggTCGTTTTAGACGCATTTTGAAGTCAACCATTCTTGATTTTTAATATCCCAGTTGatctcttgatttttctttttcccttttttttaataTCGATCATATACTGCCTATGCAGGTGCCAACCTCATTCCACGATGTCAGATGCTCCAACggccccccttttttttctctgaATAAAAGTGGAACAAAAAGACTAAATAATGAGAATGACTTTTGGATTCAAAGACTAAATAATGAGAATAAAAGTGGAATAAAAAGACTAAATAAAAAGATTGACAAGGCCATACGAAGACTTTGACCAGAAGGTACATGCATAAAATAATGAGAATGACTTTGGATTCAAAGACTAAATAATGAGAATAAAAGTGGAATAAAAAGACTAAATAAAAAGATTGTCAAGGCCATACGAAGACTTTGACCAAAATGAGAATGActttggattcaaaaataaaaaaagtaggcttactaaatattttatatttttatctattcGGAAGAGGCCTACGCATGTTGTCTTGTCAATCTTTGAAGACAAATGGAAAAAAGAGGATGGACTCAGTTATATTTATTGTAAAAGAGGATGGACGGTGAGATCGAAGtcatcattcatcataatcataaattttcttttcatctttACCATTAATTATGACGAGAAGAGGAAGATAATCATAAATTTAATTCTCATCTTCTAAGGTATAAAAAGAGATTCATTTGAAACTATTCAAATTACTAACTTACAATTGAAGGGACCAAGTTGGGAGACCCCTCTCGATCTCAATCTTTATATAGGTGGTATCTCGGGCGTATGATATTTATACCTTGGGAGCACGACATTTGCACCTCGGGAGCATGACATTTCTACTTTGGAAGCATCTCAAACATTCTTATGCACACGATTCTAGACTATATTGAACTGACCAAAAGATCAACGATATTTTTTCCTAACATTTTTTAGCTAGAAAAAGGGCCTGATGTTACGGTAATGTCCATCTACCAACCCTCTCAACGAATACTCGAGTGAGGAGGCACTACCCTTAACTTGTAATAATTTCGCTCAGGGAGCAACAATCACCCTTTCCATATGTGGATGCATCCACCTCGACGCAAATGCTAATACGATATAGACAACTGTTCAATGACCCGAGCCTCTCACCCTCAGGAGCGACCTTGAGTTACCTGCTCGTCCCTATTGAGGTGTTCCTAAACGTTATACAATAGGTGCAAATGTTAATGGGCATGATGCAAGCTGATATTCTACTCTTGCCCCAACTAGCTCAACAAGTGACGTTACTAACTCAACTAGCACCACCGACACTAATGTCCAACTGGAGACCCCAACAAGATAAAAGGGGATAGCAAAGCGATATCATGCCCCTATTTATGGATAAGATATCCTTGTTCAACTGACAATCCTCCTCGATGGCAGAGGTTGAGGACATCAATTGTGATGGCCTACTTGGCCACTATAACCTCGAAGCCAATGCCAAATAAGGACTCTAAAGGCGACGACGATAGCAAGTCCATCACCCTCGGCCATCTCTTCATCCTACACCCCTCGAGCTAATGCCAACAAAGACTCTAGAGACAATAACAAGTCCATCACCCTTGATACGTGAATTGAAAAAACTTGATCCGCACAAAGATAAATCTATTATGGTAGAGGTAGAAGGCCAAATATGCTTGAGACGTGTGAGTTAAGAAAACTCGACTTGCGCCAAGATAAATCCGTTATAACTAAGGTGCAAGGCCAAATATACCCAAGACGCATGAGTCGTAAAAACTCAACCTGTACCAAGATAAATCCACTACAGTAGAGTTACAAGGCCAAATGCACCCACAACGCATGAGTCGAGAGTAACTGATCTACGTGAAGAAAAATCTACTACAATAAAGGAGCAAGGCCAAATGCGCTCAAGATGCGTGAATTAGAAAAATCAATCTGCTTCAAAATAAATTTGCTACGGTAAAAGTGCAAGCAAaatagaatcataatttttttttctattttttatgaCAAGGAAGATAATCACAAGCTTTCTTCTCATCCATTATGATAAAAAAGTAATTTCAAACTCCCTTATCATCCTCtaagatataaaataatatctTAAACCTAATGCAATAGACTCTTAAGAACAACTCGAGCCCATATTTAAAAATCTCATATTACTAACTTAGAGTGATCGAGTCGAGAAATCCCACTCGACCTTAATCTTTATATAAGTGACACATCCAAAGTATAATATTTTCAATTCGAGAATCTCATACATTCCTGCGCACACAAATCTAAACCACGTTCAACTAATCAAGAGGTAAAACCACGTCGAACTAATCAAGAGGTAAGTATGATCTCTTAATTGTCAATGGGTTTGAATCAATTTTAAGATTAACTTCAAGATAAACTGCAAGGCAAACGTACCATTAGAAAGTTTAAGtcagaaatataaaataattgtCAAAGTCCATTTTTGATTTTTCTATATCAAGTTATGTTCACATTTGTTTACAAAGATCAAACTGAATAcctcaagaaaataaataaaattttcttatccTTTTTTATTCCTAGATAATATTGAAATATTCAATAAATCTTCAATCTTCATGAATCTATATTTATTACATTTTTGTTTTCCATCTTCCTATCAGGCATTTATCGTTATCAAACCTCACGCAGGTAAAGAACTGAGATCTTTGTTCTGAAAAAGTTAATCATGTAGCAAGAAATTCGTAAAACATACAGAGACAAAAGAAATTATTGAATGAATTTGAGTGAAGACTATAAAATCAGATCATGTGAAGACCACTAAAGGCAGTATGCAGCATAAAGCAATGGTCAAAACGAATCTCTGCACGAAGCAAGATTAAATTTCTGGCAAGTATATATGGGACAAGATCTGGTCCCGAT comes from Musa acuminata AAA Group cultivar baxijiao chromosome BXJ3-3, Cavendish_Baxijiao_AAA, whole genome shotgun sequence and encodes:
- the LOC135586245 gene encoding uncharacterized protein LOC135586245 isoform X2 encodes the protein MNRFVLEEFTEQYKATSIPDYVEKIIEVSDRHVTFQDWKGFKTMVVHYIEGPTAASWSMMSMLVERLTLLMTGMMKFSGRLAY
- the LOC135586245 gene encoding uncharacterized protein LOC135586245 isoform X1, yielding MVERVVSMKRAEEWCASGGNIPYFETFVKDDYNVDAAFHHVAQLVLHSDLPKYLGYIDYAAIFFGVIGKVDIVVVVPSAGSATAARVEASGIGALGEAATHGWWQKSR
- the LOC135586245 gene encoding uncharacterized protein LOC135586245 isoform X3 codes for the protein MNRFVLEEFTEQYKATSIPDYVEKIIEVSDRHVTFQDWKGFKTMVVHYIEGPTAASWSMMSMLVERLTLLMTGMMKFSGRFP